The proteins below are encoded in one region of Salvelinus sp. IW2-2015 unplaced genomic scaffold, ASM291031v2 Un_scaffold2562, whole genome shotgun sequence:
- the f8a gene encoding 40-kDa huntingtin-associated protein: MAAEGDFLMRYRAVSNKLKKRFLRKPNVAEASEQFGQLAKELKQQDCLQYAAFCDLAMARCEQTLFNAPGEALALTDAARLFLLSEKENRALQAPGFDEHLQAALNCYSFAIKVYIEMNQPVMAASLSLELGNALKEMNRPGEAIVHYQRAAELQTQQPIESLLSMGEMATCKILTRDYDGALAVLTEMQLMCQERGLQLPGTSTPVGAFLDIVAKCEISRVLLLMLLEPPPQKLLPEHAQTLERYAWESFDPHSQVTFLPENVFLLLQSVVMACQEKDTESLKSLQPELWPLLSAEQNHLLHLVVQERITPSGQGI, encoded by the exons ATGGCAGCGGAGGGGGACTTTCTGATGAGATATCGTGCTGTATCAAATAAATTGAAAAA ACGTTTTCTTCGGAAACCCAATGTAGCAGAAGCAAGTGAGCAGTTTG GTCAGTTGGCTAAAGAGCTGAAGCAGCAAGACTGTCTTCAGTATGCAGCCTTCTGTGACCTTGCAATGGCAAG GTGTGAGCAGACTCTTTTCAATGCTCCTGGGGAGGCCCTGGCCTTGACCGACGCTGCCCGGCTCTTCCTGCTCTCTGAGAAGGAGAACAGAGCACTACAAGCCCCAGGCTTCGACGAGCACCTGCAGGCCGCACTCAACTGCTACAGCTTTGCCATCAAG GTTTACATTGAGATGAACCAGCCTGTCATGGCCGCCAGTCTATCTCTGGAACTTGGCAATGCCCTCAAG GAGATGAACAGACCAGGTGAGGCCATAGTTCACTACCAGAGAGCAGCAGAACTACAGACACAGCAGCCAATTGAGTCTCTGCTGTCTATGGGAGAGATGGCCACCTGCAAAATACTCACCC GTGACTATGACGGCGCGCTGGCCGTGCTGACAGAGATGCAGCTGATGTGTCAGGAGAGGGGACTGCAACTGCCCGGCACCAGCACCCCCGTTG GTGCATTTCTGGACATTGTGGCCAAGTGTGAGATTTCCAGAGTACTTTTGCTGATGCTGCTTGAG CCTCCTCCCCAGAAGTTGTTGCCAGAGCATGCCCAGACCCTGGAGAGATACGCCTGGGAGTCGTTTGACCCTCATAGTCAGG TGACCTTCCTACCTGAGAATGTCTTCCTGCTSCTGCAGTCAGTTGTG ATGGCCTGCCAGGAAAAAGACACAGAGTCCCTCAAGTCTCTTCAACCTGAACTCTG GCCTCTTCTATCAGCAGAGCAGAACCACCTCCTTCACCTGGTGGTGCAAGAGCGGATCACCCCCTCTGGACAGGGGATTTAG
- the emp1 gene encoding epithelial membrane protein 1, with product MLVLAGIVVLHITAIILLLVATIDNAWWFTDSVATDVWGRWELAGSTWHYTNLKGDYAEEYLQVVQAGAVLACIFSILGLFVFVAQLFTLSKGQRFTFSGALMLISCLCVMIAASIYTDIFHKQDQGWFGHSFILAWISFVLTFILGVIYVVLRKKSE from the exons ATGTTGGTCCTGGCTGGAAtcgttgttcttcacattactgcCATCATCCTGCTTCTGGTGGCAACCATTGATAAT GCCTGGTGGTTCACAGACTCAGTGGCCACAGACGTGTGGGGCCGGTGGGAACTGGCAGGCTCAACTTGGCACTACACCAACCTCAAAGGAGACTATGCTGAAG AATACCTCCAGGTAGTGCAGGCCGGGGCAGTGCTGGCCTGCATCTTCTCCATCCTGGGCCTGTTTGTGTTCGTGGCTCAACTCTTCACCTTGTCCAAGGGCCAGAGGTTCACCTTCTCTGGAGCCTTGATGCTCATCTCCT GTCTGTGTGTAATGATCGCTGCGTCCATCTACACGGACATCTTCCACAAGCAGGACCAGGGCTGGTTCGGACACTCTTTCATCCTGGCCTGGATCTCCTTCGTTCTCACCTTCATACTGGGCGTCATCTACGTGGTCCTGCGCAAGAAGAGCGAGTAG